From one Dermacentor andersoni chromosome 1, qqDerAnde1_hic_scaffold, whole genome shotgun sequence genomic stretch:
- the LOC129381279 gene encoding uncharacterized protein, translating to MELNHIMSCALLFQEDTSSEESSDGVPPAPPAAARVSVGTEPGTSGTAPRQQPRRPPPRQQVLEDAASRAAADYARQSRLAEAANAEAASFHQLLLQQHRQLVEEQRATRQVLEQLVAEMRGSREATTLIATTLRQLLAALAHLREPPQQ from the exons ATGGAACTTAATCACATTATGTCCTGTGCTTTATTGTTCCAGGAGGACACCTCCAGTGAGGAGTCCAGTGATGGAGTGCCCCCTGCCCCACCAGCAGCTGCGCGCGTCTCGGTGGGCACGGAGCCGGGGACCAGTGGCACTGCAC CTCGGCAGCAGCCCCGCAGGCCGCCACCCCGCCAACAGGTCCTTGAGGACGCAGCATCTCGGGCGGCCGCAGACTATGCCCGACAGAGCCGGCTAGCTGAGGCGGCAAACGCGGAGGCCGCAAGCTTCCACCAGTTGTTGCTGCAGCAACATAGGCAG CTGGTGGAAGAACAGAGAGCGACGCGGCAAGTCCTGGAGCAGCTGGTGGCCGAGATGCGTGGTTCGCGAGAGGCGACCACTCTCATTGCGACCACGCTGCGCCAGCTGCTGGCTGCCCTCGCCCACCTGCGCGAGCCGCCTCAGCAATAA